Proteins encoded within one genomic window of Rhodobacteraceae bacterium LMO-JJ12:
- a CDS encoding LysE family translocator produces the protein MLETLLAMDPLTISAFLGAGILLNLTPGADVLFASASGLSGGPRAGIAAAAGISLGGLTHTILAALGLSALLMASPLAYEFLRWVGAAYLLWLAVKAWRAPVQPNHSNGEKRLYSALKRGFITNLLNPKVALFILAFLPQFADPAIGPIWHQILILGVLFSLTGMIITSAYGAAAGVFRTALQRITGPLNKLTALIFGGLAVRLIWE, from the coding sequence ATGTTAGAGACGCTACTTGCCATGGACCCTCTCACCATTTCGGCCTTTCTCGGCGCCGGCATCCTGCTCAACCTGACGCCCGGTGCTGACGTTTTGTTTGCCTCTGCTTCGGGGCTCTCCGGCGGCCCGCGCGCAGGGATTGCGGCGGCGGCAGGTATTTCGCTCGGCGGTCTGACGCACACGATCCTCGCCGCCCTCGGTTTGTCCGCCCTGCTGATGGCCAGCCCCCTGGCTTATGAATTCCTTCGCTGGGTCGGTGCGGCCTACCTGTTATGGCTCGCCGTCAAAGCATGGCGGGCACCCGTTCAACCGAACCACTCAAATGGCGAAAAGCGTCTCTATTCCGCCCTCAAGCGCGGGTTCATCACCAATCTTCTCAACCCGAAGGTGGCGCTCTTTATCCTCGCCTTCCTGCCGCAATTCGCCGACCCGGCCATCGGCCCGATATGGCATCAAATCCTGATCCTCGGTGTGCTCTTTTCGCTCACCGGCATGATCATCACCTCCGCCTATGGCGCCGCCGCAGGGGTCTTCCGCACTGCGCTGCAACGTATAACCGGTCCGCTCAACAAGCTGACCGCACTCATCTTCGGCGGCCTCGCAGTCCGTCTTATCTGGGAGTAA
- a CDS encoding FAD-dependent oxidoreductase — protein sequence MSDLPAQARVVIIGGGVIGASVLYHLGLKGWSDCVLLEKNELTAGSTWHAAGNVPTFSTSWSIMNMQRYSTELYARLGDEVDYPMNYHQTGSLRLAHTKERMQEFERAKGMGLYQGMDIEILTPEEAKARYPFLETHDLAGALYDPHDGDIDPAQLTQALAKGARDMGQSIHRFTPATGVTQHDDGTWTVHTEKGDIACDYVVNAAGYYAQRVGEWFKPYGGRTVPMMVMSHQYLLSEEIPEITAWSKKSGSKLPLLRDVDVSYYLRQEKNGFNLGPYEPNCRAHWVNPDDPMPDDFSFQLYPDDLDRIEDIVTDAMERVPLLGTSGISRVINGPIPYAPDGLPLLGPMPGVKNAFEACVFTFGIAQGGGAGKVLAEWIVEGAPEWDMWAVDPRRYTDYTDPAYCVAKGMETYGNEYAMHFPHHEWPAGRDRKLSPVHDRIKALGGVMGAYNGWERANWFAQPGDDTSHDATQTWNRAGPWATRVREECEAVRDHVGVLDLPGFSRFTLRNDGAAEWLRGLIAGALPKVGRMNLAYFPDHRGRILTEMSIIRHDEELFTLITAAAAQWHDFEHLRHNLPKTSEIELTDHTNEYGTLIVSGPKSRALMAEISDADLTLPWLSRQTATVAGQAAMLLRVSFAGELGWEIHADNQDLPTIYDAVLSAGAKPFGMYALNSLRLEKGYRAWKGDLSTDYSLLEGGLDRFIKFDKPQDFPGKTALLAEKQRGVKKRFVTLTVDAGEADAPYMSTLWHDGEIVGETTSGGWGYRIEKSIALGMVRADLATPGTEIEVEIYGTRRKATVEPDQPLWDPQNERIRT from the coding sequence ATGTCCGATCTGCCCGCCCAAGCCCGCGTCGTCATTATCGGGGGCGGCGTCATTGGCGCCTCAGTACTCTATCATCTCGGCCTCAAGGGTTGGAGCGATTGCGTGCTGCTCGAAAAAAACGAACTCACCGCCGGGTCCACATGGCACGCAGCGGGCAACGTTCCGACCTTCTCGACCTCCTGGTCGATCATGAACATGCAACGCTATTCGACCGAGCTTTACGCCCGCCTCGGAGACGAGGTCGACTACCCGATGAACTATCACCAAACCGGCTCGCTTCGGCTCGCACATACCAAAGAGCGGATGCAGGAGTTTGAGCGCGCCAAGGGCATGGGCCTTTATCAGGGCATGGACATCGAAATCCTGACTCCCGAAGAAGCCAAGGCCCGCTACCCCTTCCTTGAAACCCACGATCTCGCTGGCGCGCTCTACGATCCGCATGACGGCGATATCGACCCAGCCCAGCTAACCCAGGCTCTGGCCAAGGGTGCGCGTGACATGGGCCAGTCCATTCACCGCTTCACCCCCGCCACCGGCGTGACCCAGCATGACGACGGCACATGGACGGTCCACACTGAGAAAGGCGATATCGCCTGCGACTACGTCGTCAACGCCGCCGGATACTACGCCCAGCGCGTCGGAGAATGGTTCAAACCCTACGGCGGGCGCACCGTGCCAATGATGGTTATGAGCCATCAATATCTACTCTCCGAAGAAATCCCCGAAATCACAGCTTGGAGCAAGAAATCAGGCTCTAAACTGCCTCTTTTGCGCGATGTCGACGTTTCTTACTACCTGCGGCAAGAAAAAAACGGCTTCAATCTCGGCCCTTACGAACCCAACTGCCGCGCCCATTGGGTCAATCCCGATGATCCAATGCCGGATGATTTTAGCTTCCAACTCTACCCCGACGATCTCGACCGCATCGAAGACATCGTAACCGACGCAATGGAGCGCGTGCCCCTTCTCGGCACCTCCGGTATCAGCCGGGTGATCAACGGCCCAATCCCCTATGCCCCCGATGGCCTGCCGCTGCTCGGCCCAATGCCCGGCGTCAAAAATGCCTTTGAGGCTTGCGTCTTTACCTTCGGCATCGCCCAAGGCGGCGGCGCGGGCAAGGTGCTGGCCGAATGGATCGTCGAGGGTGCGCCCGAATGGGACATGTGGGCCGTTGATCCGCGCCGCTACACCGATTACACCGACCCCGCCTATTGCGTCGCCAAGGGAATGGAGACCTATGGCAACGAATACGCCATGCATTTCCCGCATCACGAATGGCCCGCCGGGCGCGACCGCAAACTCTCGCCCGTGCATGACCGCATCAAAGCCCTCGGCGGCGTCATGGGCGCCTATAATGGTTGGGAACGCGCCAACTGGTTCGCCCAACCCGGCGATGACACCTCGCATGACGCCACCCAAACCTGGAATCGCGCTGGCCCTTGGGCCACGCGCGTTCGCGAAGAATGCGAAGCCGTGCGCGATCATGTCGGCGTGCTCGATCTGCCTGGTTTCTCGCGCTTCACCCTGCGCAACGATGGCGCTGCCGAATGGCTGCGCGGCCTGATTGCCGGGGCATTGCCCAAGGTCGGCCGCATGAACCTGGCCTATTTCCCCGACCATCGCGGCCGCATCCTCACCGAAATGTCGATCATCCGCCACGACGAGGAATTGTTCACCCTGATCACAGCAGCCGCCGCCCAATGGCATGATTTCGAGCACCTCAGACATAACCTCCCCAAAACGTCTGAAATTGAATTAACCGATCACACCAACGAATACGGCACACTCATCGTCTCCGGTCCCAAGTCCCGCGCGCTGATGGCCGAGATATCAGATGCCGACCTCACCCTCCCGTGGCTTTCGCGCCAGACCGCCACCGTCGCGGGACAGGCTGCGATGCTCCTACGGGTCTCCTTCGCCGGAGAACTCGGCTGGGAAATCCATGCCGACAATCAAGACCTCCCCACAATCTACGACGCCGTGCTCTCTGCGGGTGCCAAACCTTTCGGCATGTATGCGCTCAACTCCCTACGCCTCGAAAAAGGCTACCGCGCCTGGAAGGGCGATCTTTCCACCGATTACTCCCTTCTCGAAGGCGGCCTTGATCGGTTCATTAAATTCGACAAACCACAGGATTTCCCCGGCAAGACAGCCCTTCTCGCCGAAAAGCAGCGCGGCGTGAAAAAGCGCTTCGTCACCCTCACGGTCGACGCAGGCGAAGCCGACGCCCCATATATGTCCACCCTCTGGCATGATGGTGAAATCGTCGGTGAAACAACCTCGGGCGGCTGGGGTTACCGGATCGAAAAATCCATCGCTTTGGGCATGGTCAGAGCCGATCTGGCCACGCCAGGAACCGAAATAGAAGTCGAAATCTACGGCACCCGCCGCAAGGCCACGGTCGAACCCGACCAACCCCTTTGGGATCCTCAAAACGAAAGGATTCGCACATGA
- a CDS encoding GAF domain-containing protein: MLVNYDTLEQSLLALAAGEDDIIALMATLACEIHHSDDRFDWTGFYRVTGPEMLKIGPYQGGHGCLQIPFSRGVCGAAARTRQVQLVDDVEAFPDHIACASSTRSELVIPVQDAHGTLLGVLDIDSNQPAAFTPEDANRLSGILTRIFGA; encoded by the coding sequence ATGCTGGTCAACTACGACACGCTTGAACAATCCCTGCTCGCCTTGGCCGCTGGCGAAGACGACATTATTGCGCTTATGGCCACCCTCGCTTGCGAGATTCATCATTCCGATGATCGCTTTGACTGGACCGGCTTCTATCGTGTAACCGGCCCGGAAATGCTCAAGATCGGCCCCTACCAAGGTGGCCACGGTTGCCTGCAAATCCCGTTCTCTCGCGGCGTGTGCGGTGCCGCTGCGCGCACCAGGCAGGTGCAGCTAGTTGATGATGTCGAGGCTTTCCCAGACCACATCGCCTGCGCCAGCAGTACGCGCTCGGAGCTGGTTATCCCCGTTCAGGACGCCCATGGCACCCTTCTCGGCGTGCTCGATATTGACAGCAATCAACCCGCCGCCTTCACGCCCGAGGATGCAAACCGCCTTTCCGGCATTCTGACGCGCATTTTCGGCGCCTGA
- a CDS encoding gamma-glutamyltransferase family protein has translation MRDFQFPGRSAVLATNGICATSHPLAAKAAVNILEQGGNAMDAAIAGAALLGICEPQMTGIGGDCFVLFKPAGSNEIRALNGSGRAAAAANAAALREAGHAAVPPHGPDAVTIPTAVDAFCRLSEDWGKLGLEALLAPAIHYAEAGVPVAPRVAFDWNAAGATLSGHGITHFMFDGKPGQVGQVFRAPGQAEVLRRIAKHGRDAFYTGEVAEDMLAALHARGGVHTAADFANAQSFYTDPVAGNYKGAELLEHPPNGQGAIANLLLNILGHFDIAAMDPMGAERAHIEAEASKLAYDARDRFLADPDHTKRLDHLLSPQTAAKLAALIDPRRAMVSAERTSGEVHKDTIYITVVDKDRMAVSLINSIFKSFGAGFASEKFGILFQNRGTGFTLQEGHPNELAGGKRPMHTIIPGILNWNGETMPFGVMGGAYQPCGHARLITNLVDFGMDLQSAIDAPRCFAEGNVMKVERGYDEKVRRQLSELGHEVSVPDGPLGGGQAIVIREDGILEGASDPRKDGIALGY, from the coding sequence ATGCGTGATTTTCAATTTCCCGGACGATCGGCGGTTCTGGCGACGAACGGCATTTGCGCGACGTCGCATCCGCTGGCTGCGAAGGCTGCAGTCAACATCCTTGAACAGGGCGGAAACGCGATGGATGCCGCGATTGCCGGTGCGGCTCTGCTGGGGATTTGTGAGCCGCAGATGACGGGGATTGGCGGAGACTGTTTTGTTCTTTTCAAACCAGCCGGGTCGAATGAGATCAGGGCGCTGAACGGATCGGGCCGGGCAGCGGCGGCCGCCAATGCGGCGGCGTTGCGAGAGGCCGGTCATGCGGCAGTGCCGCCACATGGGCCGGATGCCGTGACCATTCCGACGGCGGTGGATGCGTTTTGCCGGTTGAGCGAGGATTGGGGTAAGCTGGGATTGGAGGCTCTGCTGGCGCCCGCGATCCACTATGCCGAGGCGGGCGTTCCGGTGGCACCGAGGGTCGCGTTTGATTGGAATGCTGCCGGTGCGACACTGAGCGGGCATGGCATCACGCATTTTATGTTTGACGGAAAGCCGGGGCAGGTGGGTCAGGTCTTTCGTGCACCAGGGCAGGCAGAAGTGCTGCGCAGGATCGCCAAACACGGGCGCGACGCCTTTTACACGGGCGAGGTGGCCGAGGATATGCTGGCCGCGCTGCATGCACGCGGTGGGGTGCATACGGCGGCGGATTTTGCAAATGCGCAGAGCTTTTACACCGACCCGGTTGCGGGGAACTACAAGGGCGCGGAATTGCTGGAGCATCCGCCGAACGGGCAGGGCGCGATTGCAAACTTGCTCCTCAACATCCTTGGGCATTTTGACATTGCTGCGATGGACCCGATGGGCGCGGAACGCGCGCATATCGAGGCAGAGGCGAGCAAGCTGGCCTATGATGCGCGCGACAGATTCCTGGCAGATCCCGACCATACCAAACGGTTGGATCACCTGCTATCGCCGCAAACGGCGGCTAAGCTGGCCGCGCTGATTGATCCTCGTCGCGCTATGGTATCGGCGGAAAGGACCAGCGGCGAGGTCCATAAGGATACGATTTATATCACGGTGGTGGACAAGGACCGCATGGCGGTTTCCCTGATCAATTCGATTTTCAAAAGCTTCGGCGCGGGATTTGCCAGCGAGAAATTCGGCATTTTGTTCCAAAACCGTGGAACCGGATTTACCCTGCAAGAAGGGCATCCGAATGAACTGGCCGGGGGCAAACGGCCGATGCACACGATTATTCCGGGAATTCTGAATTGGAATGGTGAAACCATGCCATTCGGCGTGATGGGCGGGGCATATCAGCCCTGTGGCCACGCGCGGTTGATCACGAATCTGGTGGATTTCGGGATGGACCTGCAAAGCGCGATTGATGCGCCGCGGTGTTTCGCCGAAGGTAACGTGATGAAGGTTGAGCGCGGGTATGACGAAAAGGTGCGTC
- a CDS encoding helix-turn-helix domain-containing protein — MQHHPANPATLGLDIRALRKSRGLTLNDLADRLGRSVGWLSQVERDLSEPNITDLRHLAAALDVPVSLLFGQAPAPANEAGLVVRKDARRAIGSNDAGLVEELLSPDLTDDFEMVHSTFEPHSRIDEVVTRPTQEVGYLITGKLDLTISGRCFTIHPGDSFRIRGEPFEWANPYDQPAQAIWVIAPPVY; from the coding sequence ATGCAACATCATCCGGCAAACCCAGCCACACTCGGCCTCGACATCCGTGCCCTTCGCAAATCGCGTGGGCTGACACTGAACGATCTGGCGGATAGGCTTGGCCGCTCCGTCGGCTGGCTCAGCCAGGTTGAGCGTGACCTCTCCGAACCCAACATCACCGATCTGCGCCATCTCGCCGCTGCATTGGATGTGCCCGTGTCACTTCTCTTCGGCCAAGCACCAGCACCCGCTAACGAGGCTGGCCTTGTGGTTCGCAAAGACGCGCGCCGCGCTATCGGCTCCAATGATGCTGGTTTGGTCGAGGAATTGCTTTCTCCTGACCTCACCGATGATTTCGAAATGGTTCATTCCACGTTTGAGCCGCACTCGCGTATCGACGAGGTCGTTACCCGTCCCACCCAAGAGGTCGGCTACCTGATCACGGGCAAGCTCGACCTGACCATTTCGGGGCGCTGTTTCACCATCCACCCAGGCGACAGCTTCCGCATCCGGGGCGAACCTTTTGAATGGGCCAATCCTTATGATCAACCGGCCCAGGCGATCTGGGTCATCGCCCCCCCGGTGTATTAG
- a CDS encoding ATP-binding protein, protein MPEDKLAQPNRPVCIRLSFVSGELEVRAALGQLMRALAPIRLADVDENTVELVLGEVLNNVVEHAYGPDASGRITMDCVLEEGSLQFCVRDGGRALPGKHLPVGRAPDLDRPCHELPEGGFGWFLVHSLAVELSYRRDAERNVLSFGIALSQTGGAA, encoded by the coding sequence ATGCCAGAGGACAAGTTGGCGCAACCGAATAGGCCTGTTTGCATCAGGCTCTCCTTTGTCAGCGGCGAGTTGGAGGTGCGCGCCGCGCTTGGTCAACTCATGCGCGCGCTTGCGCCAATAAGATTGGCCGATGTGGATGAAAACACTGTTGAACTGGTGCTGGGCGAGGTTCTCAATAATGTTGTGGAGCACGCATATGGGCCAGATGCCTCGGGGCGGATCACCATGGACTGCGTTTTGGAGGAAGGAAGCTTACAGTTCTGTGTCCGTGATGGCGGGAGAGCCCTTCCAGGGAAGCATCTGCCGGTTGGTCGCGCGCCTGATCTCGACCGCCCCTGCCATGAGTTGCCCGAAGGCGGTTTCGGCTGGTTTCTGGTGCACAGCCTTGCGGTTGAGTTGAGCTATCGACGTGACGCAGAACGCAACGTGTTGAGCTTTGGCATTGCGTTGAGCCAAACTGGTGGGGCGGCCTGA
- a CDS encoding STAS domain-containing protein — MNLETSDAGDFQVVTVQEQRIDAAVAIRFKDRMREVTATDSPHVVLDLSQVEFVDSSGLGAIVAAMKQLGSTRRLDLAGLTPAVERVFRLTRMDTVFTIHESVAQAQAVYIS; from the coding sequence ATGAATCTGGAAACTAGCGACGCGGGCGACTTTCAGGTCGTGACAGTTCAGGAACAGCGAATCGATGCGGCGGTGGCGATCCGTTTCAAGGACAGAATGCGAGAAGTGACCGCCACCGATTCTCCGCATGTCGTGCTGGACCTCAGTCAGGTGGAATTTGTCGATTCCAGCGGGCTGGGCGCCATCGTTGCGGCGATGAAGCAGTTGGGCAGCACGCGGCGGCTGGATCTGGCCGGGCTGACGCCGGCGGTAGAGCGGGTGTTCCGCCTGACGCGAATGGACACTGTGTTCACCATTCACGAGAGCGTGGCGCAGGCGCAGGCGGTCTACATCAGTTAG
- a CDS encoding acetyl-CoA C-acyltransferase has protein sequence MNEVVIAGASRTPMGGFQGVFDGVAAAELGGSAIRAALRDAGVQTVDELLMGCVLPAGQGQAPARQAGFAAGLGEEVPATTLNKMCGSGMRTAMMAFDQIALGHNSTMVAGGMESMSNSPYILPKMRGGARIGHQEVKDHMFLDGLEDAYDKGRLMGTFAEDCAEAFQFTREAQDQYALASLSNALEAERTGAFADEISPFTIHSRTGEEMITTDEQPGKARPEKIPMLKPAFRKGGTVTAANSSSISDGAAALVLASRDHAESNGLNIRARILGHASHAQAPAMFPTAPVPAAQKLLERLGWDKFDVDLWEVNEAFAVVPMAFMKEMGLTRDIVNVNGGACALGHPIGASGTRIVVTLLNALEKRGLKRGIAAICIGGGEGTAIAIERV, from the coding sequence ATGAACGAGGTTGTTATTGCAGGAGCGTCACGCACGCCTATGGGCGGGTTTCAGGGTGTCTTCGACGGCGTCGCTGCTGCTGAGCTCGGCGGCTCTGCTATTCGCGCCGCGCTCAGGGACGCAGGCGTCCAGACAGTTGATGAACTCCTTATGGGCTGCGTCCTGCCCGCCGGTCAGGGTCAGGCCCCCGCACGTCAGGCCGGTTTCGCCGCTGGTCTGGGTGAAGAGGTGCCTGCCACCACGCTCAACAAGATGTGCGGCTCGGGCATGCGCACCGCGATGATGGCCTTTGATCAAATCGCGCTCGGCCACAACTCCACGATGGTTGCTGGCGGCATGGAATCAATGTCGAACTCCCCCTACATCCTGCCCAAGATGCGCGGTGGTGCCCGTATCGGCCACCAAGAGGTCAAGGACCACATGTTCCTCGACGGCCTTGAGGATGCCTATGACAAGGGCCGCCTGATGGGCACTTTCGCCGAGGACTGCGCCGAAGCCTTCCAATTTACCCGTGAGGCACAGGACCAATATGCGCTGGCGTCCCTGTCCAACGCGCTGGAGGCCGAACGCACTGGCGCCTTCGCTGATGAAATTTCACCCTTCACCATCCATTCGCGCACCGGCGAAGAGATGATCACCACCGACGAGCAACCCGGCAAGGCACGCCCCGAAAAGATCCCGATGCTGAAACCCGCCTTCCGCAAGGGTGGCACGGTCACTGCCGCCAATAGTTCGTCAATTTCCGATGGTGCCGCTGCTCTTGTGTTGGCCTCACGCGATCATGCCGAATCCAATGGCCTCAATATCCGCGCCCGCATTCTGGGCCATGCCTCTCATGCACAGGCTCCGGCGATGTTCCCGACCGCGCCGGTCCCCGCTGCGCAAAAGCTGCTTGAGCGTCTTGGTTGGGACAAGTTCGATGTCGATCTCTGGGAGGTCAACGAGGCGTTTGCCGTTGTTCCCATGGCCTTCATGAAGGAAATGGGCCTCACCCGCGATATCGTGAACGTCAACGGCGGTGCGTGTGCCCTTGGCCATCCCATCGGCGCGTCCGGCACCCGCATCGTGGTTACATTGCTCAATGCCCTCGAAAAGCGCGGCCTCAAACGGGGTATCGCGGCCATCTGTATCGGTGGCGGCGAAGGCACCGCGATAGCGATTGAGCGGGTCTAA
- a CDS encoding GFA family protein, with the protein MIKGSCLCGDITFQTAAAPKGASMCHCSQCRAQSGGIWSSAYVTESDLTISGAAKWFASSATAKRGFCPRCGSFLFWKAHDEDTISFALGALSKPTGLNLEKHIFTADKGDYYTIADGLPQKE; encoded by the coding sequence ATGATCAAAGGCAGCTGCCTCTGCGGCGATATCACTTTCCAAACCGCCGCCGCCCCAAAAGGCGCTTCAATGTGCCACTGCAGCCAATGCCGCGCCCAATCCGGCGGAATCTGGTCGTCTGCCTACGTGACCGAATCGGATCTGACCATCTCCGGCGCAGCTAAATGGTTTGCCTCCTCCGCAACCGCCAAGCGCGGCTTCTGCCCGCGCTGCGGTTCCTTCCTGTTCTGGAAAGCGCACGATGAAGACACGATCAGCTTCGCTCTCGGCGCTCTGAGCAAACCAACCGGGCTCAACCTCGAAAAGCATATCTTCACCGCCGACAAAGGCGACTACTACACCATCGCCGATGGCTTGCCGCAGAAGGAATAG
- a CDS encoding alpha/beta hydrolase, with protein MQKLKLIWGLLKVFLPEPLVRFVYAGRLTTIAGRQIDPKAQAATDLVSLLRDPDQPPTLEQSRAQIATLASKFEHPCPPSVNKTDITLPGAAGERAARIYTPAGRDPNAAQPTLLYLHGGGWVQGSIDTHDGLCGALADLSGVRVISYDYRLAPEHKFPAAPDDVLACYHALLDGAGGLNITPEHLAVGGDSAGGNLAACLMHDLLAANLPLPAAQLLIYPGLDGRLTSKSMQDLRDQPLLAADRIDWYLSLYLPDGQDRTDPRVSPLLSPHLATQPPAMIIIGGHDPLWDDGLSHAKALDNAGVPVELLKYPGQVHAFLSLTKVIPQGRDAIQKSAAWLKSALS; from the coding sequence ATGCAAAAACTGAAACTGATCTGGGGGCTGCTAAAGGTTTTCCTGCCCGAACCACTCGTGCGTTTCGTCTATGCCGGGCGCCTCACCACAATCGCCGGTCGCCAAATCGACCCTAAGGCACAGGCCGCGACCGATCTCGTTTCGCTTTTGCGCGATCCCGATCAGCCCCCGACACTCGAACAAAGCCGCGCCCAGATCGCCACGCTCGCCTCCAAGTTCGAGCATCCCTGCCCGCCCTCCGTCAACAAAACCGACATCACCCTCCCCGGCGCAGCGGGCGAACGTGCCGCGCGCATCTATACCCCCGCCGGGCGTGACCCCAACGCCGCACAACCCACGCTGCTCTATCTCCATGGCGGTGGCTGGGTGCAGGGCAGTATAGACACTCACGATGGACTCTGCGGCGCGCTGGCCGATCTCTCCGGTGTTCGCGTTATTTCCTATGATTACCGCCTCGCACCCGAACACAAATTCCCCGCCGCGCCCGATGATGTGCTGGCCTGTTACCATGCCCTCCTCGATGGTGCCGGCGGTCTCAACATCACGCCCGAACACCTCGCCGTAGGCGGCGATAGCGCCGGGGGCAACTTGGCAGCCTGCCTGATGCACGACCTCCTTGCGGCGAACCTTCCGCTTCCGGCGGCCCAATTGCTGATCTATCCCGGCCTTGACGGCCGCCTCACTTCAAAATCCATGCAGGATCTGCGCGATCAACCCCTACTCGCCGCCGATCGGATTGACTGGTATCTCTCGCTCTACCTCCCGGACGGCCAAGATCGCACCGATCCCCGCGTCTCTCCCCTGCTATCACCGCATCTCGCCACTCAGCCCCCCGCCATGATTATTATCGGCGGGCATGATCCGCTATGGGACGATGGCCTGTCGCACGCCAAAGCGCTGGATAATGCGGGTGTACCCGTCGAACTGCTCAAATACCCCGGTCAGGTCCACGCCTTCCTTTCACTGACCAAAGTTATCCCCCAAGGCCGCGATGCCATCCAGAAATCCGCAGCCTGGCTCAAGAGCGCTCTTTCCTGA